Proteins encoded within one genomic window of Acinetobacter sp. WCHA55:
- a CDS encoding DUF934 domain-containing protein, producing MLNTALQVLSKDGTIADNTYQVIGEDGVLPQGDVVLTVEQLDQLAQVSGKKALLVTVDASPETHEFPLDQLDAIFIDFAGFNDGRGYSFAALLRRQGFQGELRATGDVFKDVLNYMKRSGFDTFVVKEGKDILEAAAGLNDFRNPYQASTAVAQASYQTGA from the coding sequence ATGCTTAATACAGCACTACAAGTCCTCTCTAAAGATGGCACGATTGCCGACAACACTTACCAAGTGATTGGTGAAGATGGTGTGTTACCGCAAGGTGATGTGGTTTTAACGGTTGAACAGTTGGATCAATTGGCTCAAGTTTCAGGTAAAAAAGCACTATTGGTTACAGTTGATGCTTCACCTGAGACGCATGAATTTCCTTTAGATCAGTTAGATGCTATCTTTATTGATTTTGCTGGTTTTAACGATGGTCGCGGCTATTCATTTGCAGCGTTATTACGCCGTCAAGGTTTCCAAGGTGAACTACGTGCAACAGGTGATGTGTTTAAAGATGTCTTGAACTACATGAAACGTTCAGGCTTTGATACCTTTGTTGTTAAAGAAGGCAAAGACATTCTTGAAGCAGCAGCGGGTTTAAATGATTTTAGAAATCCGTATCAAGCATCAACAGCTGTTGCTCAAGCCAGTTATCAAACAGGCGCTTAA
- a CDS encoding DMT family transporter: MMALFAKINPGVIWLLIAIATDVLSTFYSAKGNGLVNKLDQGIALVLYMISFACAAYALKFMQAGILYVLWSGIGVIATALLAKTFLGQNIDLAGWLGIGFITVGLTIIAQFSNIDV; the protein is encoded by the coding sequence ATGATGGCACTTTTTGCAAAAATTAATCCCGGTGTCATTTGGCTACTTATTGCTATTGCTACGGATGTGCTTTCGACTTTTTATTCCGCAAAAGGTAATGGCTTGGTCAATAAATTGGATCAAGGCATTGCACTGGTGCTGTACATGATTTCTTTTGCGTGTGCCGCCTATGCTTTGAAATTTATGCAAGCGGGAATTTTATATGTGCTGTGGTCTGGCATTGGTGTCATCGCCACAGCACTACTGGCCAAGACATTTTTAGGGCAGAACATCGATTTGGCTGGATGGCTCGGTATTGGTTTTATTACCGTGGGGCTCACAATTATTGCGCAATTTTCCAATATTGATGTTTAA
- a CDS encoding VOC family protein, giving the protein MQLNHYLNFDGQTEVAFNFYKSVFGGEFTTFMRYGDLPSDESSVTLSDADQQKIMHVSLPINASTILMASDTNDQFCTQSNTVFTVGNNHYISINLEAHEQADAKRLFDALSVNGKIEMPLEKTFWGALYGAFTDQFGVKWMVNCQLEEG; this is encoded by the coding sequence ATGCAACTGAATCACTACCTCAACTTTGATGGTCAAACTGAAGTCGCTTTTAATTTTTACAAATCTGTCTTTGGTGGAGAATTTACAACATTCATGCGTTATGGAGACTTACCTTCAGATGAAAGTTCAGTTACCCTTTCCGACGCTGACCAACAAAAAATCATGCATGTTTCACTTCCCATTAATGCCAGCACGATTCTAATGGCTTCGGATACCAATGATCAGTTTTGTACCCAAAGCAATACTGTATTTACGGTAGGTAATAACCATTATATTTCGATCAATTTGGAAGCCCATGAGCAAGCCGATGCAAAACGTTTATTTGATGCACTTTCAGTCAATGGAAAAATAGAGATGCCTCTAGAGAAAACCTTTTGGGGTGCACTCTATGGTGCATTTACCGATCAATTTGGCGTGAAGTGGATGGTCAATTGCCAATTAGAAGAAGGATAA
- a CDS encoding thiolase family protein, protein MTDIVIVNGARTAMGGFQGSLASVTAPELGAVTIKEAIARAGLHTNDVEEVIMGCVLPAGLKQGPARQAMRQAGLPDSTGAVTINKLCGSGMKAVMQAADMIKAGSANIVVAGGMESMTNAPYILTKARAGYRMGHGDVKDHMFLDGLEDAETGRLMGSFAQDMANTRGYTREQMDAFAIRSLERAQTAVNEGYFTDEIVPVTVSTRKGDVVVDKDEQPFNANIAKIPSLRPAFAKDGTITAANASSISDGASALVLTSAENASNKGLAPLAKIVAYASNSQHPSEFTIAPVGAIEKVLKKTGWDAQEVDLWEINEAFAMVTMCPIDDFKLDPAKVNINGGACALGHPVGSTGSRIILTLIHALKRTGGKKGIAALCIGGGEATAVAIELL, encoded by the coding sequence ATGACAGACATCGTGATTGTAAATGGTGCTCGTACGGCAATGGGCGGTTTTCAAGGCAGTTTAGCCAGTGTAACAGCCCCAGAACTCGGTGCAGTAACAATTAAAGAAGCAATTGCTCGTGCTGGCCTACACACAAACGATGTAGAAGAAGTAATCATGGGCTGTGTTCTACCTGCGGGTTTAAAACAAGGCCCAGCACGTCAAGCTATGCGCCAAGCAGGTTTACCTGATTCAACAGGTGCCGTGACCATCAATAAATTATGTGGTTCTGGCATGAAAGCGGTGATGCAAGCTGCGGATATGATTAAAGCAGGTTCAGCAAATATCGTGGTTGCAGGTGGCATGGAGTCGATGACTAATGCTCCTTATATTTTAACCAAAGCGCGTGCAGGCTACCGTATGGGGCATGGCGATGTTAAAGACCACATGTTCCTGGATGGTTTAGAAGATGCTGAAACAGGTCGCTTGATGGGTTCTTTTGCTCAAGATATGGCCAATACTCGTGGCTATACGCGTGAGCAAATGGATGCATTTGCAATTCGCTCCTTAGAGCGTGCACAAACAGCGGTCAACGAAGGTTACTTTACTGATGAAATCGTGCCTGTGACAGTGTCAACTCGTAAAGGTGATGTTGTCGTTGATAAAGATGAACAACCGTTCAACGCCAACATTGCAAAAATCCCAAGCCTTCGCCCTGCTTTTGCTAAAGATGGCACCATCACTGCAGCAAATGCAAGCTCTATCTCGGATGGCGCATCTGCACTGGTTTTAACGTCAGCGGAAAATGCATCGAACAAAGGTTTAGCACCGTTAGCGAAAATTGTGGCTTATGCTTCGAATTCACAACATCCATCAGAGTTTACCATTGCACCCGTCGGTGCAATTGAAAAAGTATTGAAAAAAACGGGTTGGGATGCACAAGAGGTCGACCTTTGGGAAATCAATGAAGCTTTTGCAATGGTAACCATGTGTCCAATCGATGACTTCAAACTTGATCCAGCAAAAGTGAACATCAATGGTGGAGCTTGCGCACTGGGTCACCCTGTGGGTTCAACCGGTTCACGTATTATCCTGACGTTGATTCATGCGCTTAAACGCACAGGTGGTAAAAAGGGTATTGCAGCACTCTGCATCGGTGGTGGTGAAGCAACTGCTGTAGCGATTGAATTACTTTAA
- a CDS encoding GspH/FimT family pseudopilin — MFFINKKGFTLFELMITISIIIIICTVALPHFHQYMAAQERTKTLNTLRNNIHAAKNIANLQRQNITICPSQDLLHCQNDQWNMGFIVFIDNNKNRRIDINETIIRTEQQQLKYGNLDWRGALNLPSLSFKAENGLPLGSNGTFYYCSMQSQDHFKLVMSKMGQTRAEPLNACN; from the coding sequence ATGTTTTTTATAAATAAAAAAGGGTTCACTTTATTTGAACTTATGATCACTATTAGCATTATTATAATCATTTGTACAGTAGCTCTTCCTCATTTTCATCAGTATATGGCAGCACAAGAGCGAACCAAGACACTGAATACACTAAGGAATAATATTCATGCAGCCAAAAACATAGCCAACTTACAACGACAAAATATCACCATTTGCCCAAGTCAAGACCTCCTTCACTGCCAAAATGATCAGTGGAACATGGGCTTTATTGTATTTATCGATAATAATAAAAACCGACGAATAGATATAAATGAAACAATTATTCGGACAGAACAGCAGCAGCTCAAATATGGCAATCTTGATTGGCGTGGCGCGCTCAATCTTCCATCCTTGAGCTTTAAAGCTGAAAATGGCCTCCCCCTTGGTTCAAATGGAACTTTCTATTATTGCTCTATGCAAAGTCAGGATCACTTTAAATTGGTCATGAGCAAAATGGGGCAGACCAGAGCTGAACCCCTCAATGCCTGTAACTAG
- the omp38 gene encoding outer membrane protein Omp38 produces MKMSRIALAMLVAAPLAAANAGVTVTPLMLGYTWQDSQHNNGVDHLTSGPELQDDLFVGAALGVELTPWLGFEAEYNQVKGDIDSAFANSEYKQTQINGNFYATSDLITKNYDSKIKPYVLLGAGHYKYDLGDVGLKDDEGTLGNAGFGAFWRLNDALSLRTEARATYNIDEDFWNYTALAGLNVVLGGHLKPAAPVVEVAPVEPVAPVEPQELTEDLNMELRVFFDTNKSNIKDQYKPEIAKVAEKLVEYPNATARIEGHTDNTGPRALNERLSLARANSVKSSLVNEYNVDPARLSTQGFAWDQPIADNNTKEGRAMNRRVFATISGSRTVQAQ; encoded by the coding sequence ATGAAAATGAGTCGTATTGCATTAGCAATGCTCGTAGCTGCTCCTTTAGCTGCTGCAAACGCGGGCGTAACTGTTACTCCATTAATGCTTGGTTACACTTGGCAAGACAGTCAGCACAACAACGGTGTTGACCATTTAACTTCTGGTCCTGAGCTACAAGACGATTTATTCGTTGGCGCAGCACTTGGTGTTGAACTTACTCCATGGTTAGGTTTTGAAGCTGAATATAACCAAGTTAAGGGTGATATTGATTCGGCTTTTGCTAACTCAGAATACAAACAAACTCAAATTAACGGTAACTTCTATGCTACCTCTGATTTGATCACTAAAAACTATGATAGCAAAATTAAGCCATACGTACTTTTAGGTGCTGGTCATTACAAATATGACTTAGGTGATGTTGGTCTTAAAGATGATGAAGGTACTTTAGGTAATGCAGGTTTTGGTGCTTTCTGGCGCTTGAATGATGCTTTGTCTCTACGTACTGAAGCTCGTGCTACTTACAACATCGATGAAGACTTCTGGAACTACACAGCGCTTGCTGGTCTTAACGTAGTTCTTGGTGGTCACTTGAAACCTGCTGCTCCAGTAGTAGAAGTTGCTCCAGTTGAGCCAGTTGCTCCAGTTGAACCACAAGAGTTAACTGAAGACCTTAACATGGAACTTCGTGTGTTCTTTGATACAAACAAATCAAATATCAAAGACCAATACAAGCCAGAAATCGCTAAAGTTGCTGAGAAGTTAGTTGAATATCCAAACGCTACTGCTCGCATCGAAGGTCACACAGACAACACTGGTCCACGTGCATTGAACGAACGTTTATCTTTAGCTCGTGCTAACTCTGTTAAATCGTCTCTAGTAAACGAATACAACGTTGATCCAGCTCGTTTGTCTACTCAAGGTTTCGCTTGGGATCAACCGATTGCTGACAACAACACTAAAGAAGGCCGTGCTATGAACCGTCGTGTATTCGCGACAATTTCTGGCAGCCGTACAGTTCAAGCTCAATAA
- a CDS encoding amino acid permease: MSETTQPAQLKRKLGARHLNMIAIGGSIGTGLFLASGATIANAGPGGALLAYCLIGVMIYFLMTSLGELATHNPTSGAFFTYGTKYVEGGFGFALGWNYWYNWAITVAFELVAVQFIMKFWFPDLPGFYWSALFLAVVFGINALTVKGFGESEFFFSLVKVLAIIVFIIIGIFMIGKIMMTPGVAPFANWTKGEAPFVGGLSALIGVAMIAGFSFQGTEMVGVAAGESKDPQKTIPIAIKQIFWRILLFYVVCIFIIGTLISYDDPLLLQAASSENIALSPFTLLYEKAGFAFAASVMNAVILTAILSAGNSGMYSSTRMLFDMAQNGSAPKVFAKLDPRGVPMNALYATTAIAALCFLTTFIGEEQVFNWLLNMSGMCGFIVWLGIAVSHYRFRKGYVTQGHKVEDLAYRAKFFPFAPWFAFILCAIVVLGQNYQAVLDGEWLSVLSTYIGIFLFLAIWLGYKWKYKTKLVSYQEMDVSPMNPDRE; encoded by the coding sequence ATGAGCGAAACGACTCAACCAGCTCAACTCAAGCGAAAGCTTGGAGCTCGCCATCTGAATATGATCGCCATTGGTGGTTCAATTGGTACAGGTTTATTCCTTGCCTCAGGTGCAACCATTGCAAATGCTGGCCCTGGCGGGGCGTTATTGGCTTACTGCTTAATTGGTGTGATGATTTACTTTCTCATGACCAGTCTGGGTGAGTTGGCAACACATAACCCAACATCCGGTGCATTTTTCACCTATGGTACCAAGTATGTTGAAGGCGGTTTTGGTTTCGCCCTTGGCTGGAACTATTGGTATAACTGGGCCATTACGGTTGCATTTGAATTGGTTGCAGTCCAATTCATTATGAAATTCTGGTTTCCCGACCTACCCGGTTTCTACTGGAGTGCTCTCTTCCTGGCCGTTGTCTTTGGGATCAATGCACTGACAGTCAAAGGCTTTGGTGAAAGTGAATTCTTCTTCTCCTTGGTTAAAGTCCTTGCCATCATTGTGTTTATCATCATTGGTATTTTCATGATTGGTAAAATCATGATGACGCCAGGTGTCGCACCTTTTGCCAACTGGACTAAAGGTGAAGCACCCTTTGTTGGTGGCTTATCTGCACTGATTGGTGTGGCGATGATTGCAGGGTTCTCGTTTCAGGGTACCGAAATGGTTGGCGTTGCCGCTGGTGAGTCGAAAGATCCACAAAAGACTATTCCGATTGCTATCAAACAGATTTTTTGGCGCATTCTACTGTTTTATGTGGTGTGTATTTTCATTATCGGCACGCTCATTTCATATGATGATCCACTTCTGTTACAAGCAGCTTCATCAGAGAATATTGCACTCTCTCCATTTACCCTACTCTATGAAAAAGCAGGTTTTGCCTTTGCTGCCAGCGTAATGAATGCCGTGATTTTAACTGCGATTCTTTCGGCTGGTAACTCAGGGATGTATTCATCGACGCGAATGCTGTTCGATATGGCTCAAAATGGTAGTGCACCTAAAGTGTTTGCCAAATTAGACCCACGCGGCGTACCCATGAATGCACTTTATGCAACAACTGCAATTGCTGCACTCTGCTTCTTAACTACTTTCATTGGCGAAGAACAGGTCTTTAATTGGCTGCTCAACATGTCGGGCATGTGTGGCTTTATTGTTTGGTTAGGGATTGCTGTTTCACACTATCGTTTCCGTAAAGGCTATGTTACCCAAGGGCACAAGGTTGAAGACTTAGCTTATCGTGCAAAATTCTTCCCCTTTGCCCCTTGGTTTGCCTTTATCCTGTGTGCCATTGTTGTTTTAGGTCAAAACTACCAAGCGGTACTTGATGGCGAATGGCTCTCTGTTTTATCGACTTATATTGGTATTTTCTTATTCTTAGCGATTTGGCTAGGCTATAAATGGAAATACAAAACCAAACTGGTTTCTTACCAAGAAATGGATGTCAGTCCAATGAATCCTGATCGCGAATAA
- a CDS encoding class I SAM-dependent methyltransferase has translation MDPRSEVVLRQQEFLSGSVLLVNAPCDELNTQLIGSVEPHFWTWNFNELQYFQNQQSDVHFGTDLPEIAFDQAIVFVPKSKELLNYVLHQLVSRLAVGASIFLVGEKKGGVERASKQLQPFGKTLKLDSARHCQMWQLVTEKTVTAKPLADWAQHYTVPTPKGELQICALPGVFSQNRLDVGTAVLLPHLSHVTSGKIADFGCGAGVISAYLAKLNPKNRIFALDVDAFALASTKMTFEKNNLLPEQLEIKAVHGIEDAPLFLHAIVSNPPFHQGIHTDYNASENLCKTSRRHLKSDGELWIVANRFLNYPLLIEQSFGQCTTKADQQGFKVLFASTQKKS, from the coding sequence ATGGATCCACGAAGTGAAGTTGTTCTTCGCCAGCAGGAATTTCTCTCTGGTTCAGTTTTACTGGTCAATGCACCGTGTGACGAATTAAATACACAGCTAATTGGTAGTGTAGAACCGCATTTTTGGACATGGAATTTTAACGAATTACAATATTTCCAAAACCAACAAAGTGATGTGCATTTTGGTACAGATTTGCCTGAAATTGCTTTTGATCAAGCCATCGTATTTGTTCCAAAGTCAAAAGAACTGCTCAATTATGTCCTACACCAGCTGGTCAGTCGTTTGGCAGTAGGCGCATCAATCTTTTTAGTTGGTGAAAAGAAAGGTGGTGTAGAGCGCGCGTCTAAACAGCTACAACCTTTTGGTAAAACCCTCAAGTTAGACAGCGCTCGACATTGTCAAATGTGGCAATTGGTCACCGAAAAAACCGTAACCGCAAAACCATTGGCTGATTGGGCACAACACTACACTGTTCCAACCCCAAAAGGTGAATTACAGATTTGCGCATTACCGGGTGTGTTTAGTCAAAACCGTCTAGATGTGGGTACAGCCGTGCTATTGCCTCACCTTTCACACGTCACTTCTGGAAAAATTGCAGACTTTGGCTGTGGTGCAGGTGTGATCAGCGCTTATTTAGCCAAGTTAAATCCGAAAAATCGCATTTTTGCGCTGGATGTCGATGCCTTTGCACTGGCTTCAACAAAAATGACTTTTGAGAAAAATAACCTTCTACCAGAACAACTTGAGATTAAAGCAGTACACGGAATTGAGGATGCACCACTATTCTTACACGCAATCGTCAGCAATCCCCCATTCCATCAAGGCATTCATACAGATTACAATGCCAGCGAAAATTTATGCAAAACATCCCGTCGCCATCTCAAATCGGATGGCGAGTTGTGGATTGTTGCCAACCGCTTTCTAAATTATCCATTATTAATTGAGCAAAGTTTTGGCCAATGTACAACCAAAGCCGATCAACAAGGCTTTAAAGTGCTGTTTGCCAGCACACAAAAGAAATCTTAA
- a CDS encoding uracil-xanthine permease family protein has protein sequence MSDQNLSPNQTDQLDLVYGLNDRPRPIIAFLAAFQHLLAIIVPIVTPGLLICLALGVSKEDTNMILSMSLVISGIATFLQCKKVGPFGAGLLIVQGTSFNFIGPIIGIGSAMVAAGTPVESVMAAIFGVVIAGSFIEMGVSRILPWVKMLITPLVTGIVVLLIGLTLIKEGLISMGGGYQAMSNNTFANADNLIMSCTVLALIIILNRIRITWVKSSAILIALIVGYVLAGFMGHLDFSGLQDAPLIQIPTPMHFGLSFSWSLFIPMAFIYLVTSLEAIGDITATSKLSNQPVDGATWMERIKGGVLVNGANSFLAGIFNTFPSSVFAQNNGVIQLTGVASRYVGIWIAALLVILGLLPAVAGVIQAVPQAVLGGAVMVMFGAVAASGINILSGIHLDRRALLIIAISLALGLGVAQVPQILEHLPELFRNIFSSGVATGGIAALLLNIILPETKK, from the coding sequence ATGTCTGATCAAAATCTCTCTCCCAATCAAACAGACCAACTCGATTTGGTCTATGGTTTAAACGACCGCCCTCGCCCAATCATTGCTTTTCTTGCTGCCTTTCAACATCTCCTTGCAATTATTGTCCCAATTGTTACTCCAGGCTTACTTATCTGCCTAGCGCTTGGTGTGTCGAAAGAAGACACCAACATGATTTTATCCATGTCTTTGGTCATCTCAGGGATTGCAACCTTTTTACAATGTAAAAAAGTTGGACCTTTTGGCGCTGGCTTATTGATTGTTCAGGGTACCAGTTTTAACTTTATTGGCCCGATTATTGGAATTGGCTCTGCCATGGTTGCTGCAGGTACTCCTGTAGAATCCGTCATGGCTGCCATTTTTGGTGTGGTAATCGCAGGTTCATTTATTGAAATGGGTGTTTCACGCATTCTGCCTTGGGTGAAAATGCTCATTACCCCATTGGTAACAGGCATCGTGGTGTTATTGATTGGTTTGACTCTTATTAAAGAAGGTCTGATCAGCATGGGTGGTGGCTATCAAGCCATGTCAAATAATACCTTTGCCAATGCCGACAATCTCATCATGTCGTGTACAGTATTGGCACTGATTATTATATTGAACCGCATTCGTATTACTTGGGTGAAAAGCTCGGCTATTTTAATCGCACTGATTGTCGGTTATGTGTTGGCAGGGTTTATGGGGCATCTCGACTTTTCAGGTCTTCAGGATGCACCTTTAATTCAAATTCCAACCCCAATGCACTTTGGACTCAGCTTCTCTTGGAGTTTGTTTATTCCAATGGCCTTCATCTATTTAGTGACGTCTTTAGAAGCAATTGGTGATATTACGGCAACCTCTAAACTCTCGAACCAGCCTGTGGATGGTGCTACATGGATGGAGCGTATTAAAGGTGGGGTCTTGGTGAATGGTGCAAACTCTTTCCTTGCAGGTATTTTCAACACCTTCCCTAGCTCGGTCTTTGCGCAAAACAATGGTGTAATTCAACTCACTGGCGTTGCGAGCCGTTATGTCGGCATTTGGATTGCTGCGTTATTGGTGATTCTAGGTTTACTCCCTGCTGTTGCAGGTGTGATTCAGGCGGTCCCTCAAGCTGTTTTAGGTGGTGCTGTGATGGTGATGTTTGGAGCTGTAGCAGCTTCTGGGATTAACATTCTGTCAGGTATTCATCTTGACCGCCGTGCACTACTGATTATTGCCATTTCATTGGCACTCGGCTTGGGTGTTGCACAAGTTCCACAAATTTTGGAACACTTACCTGAATTATTCCGTAACATCTTCAGTTCAGGTGTTGCTACAGGTGGTATTGCAGCCTTGTTATTAAATATTATTCTTCCTGAAACGAAGAAATAA
- the typA gene encoding translational GTPase TypA, whose translation MSDIKTLRNIAIIAHVDHGKTTLVDKLLQQSGALGDRAGEIERVMDSGAIESERGITILAKNTAIKWLDARTNTEYRINIVDTPGHADFGGEVERVMSMVDCVLLLVDSQEGPMPQTRFVTQKAFARGLKPIVIINKVDKPSARPDWVIDQVFDLFDNLGGSDEQLDFPVVYASGLRGVAGPSPEELAEDMTPLFQTIVDIVEPPAVDVDGPFQMQISSLDYNSFVGVIGVGRIQRGSVKLNTPVTVIDKDGKTRNGRILKIMGYHGLERVDVESAQAGDIVCITGIDELHISDTICDPKNVEALPALSVDEPTVTMTFQVNNSPFAGKEGKFVTSRNIRERLDRELIHNVALRVEDTDSPDSFKVSGRGELHLSVLIENMRREGFEMGVSRPQVILKEVDGEKQEPYENVTFDVEEQHQGSVMEQMGHRKGEMTNMEVDGKGRIRIEATVPSRGLIGFRSEFLTMTSGTGIMTSSFSHYGPMKQGTVAKRQNGVLISMVQGTCLGYALFTLQDRGRLFAKPQLEVYEGMIIGINSRSDDMTVNPTKAKQLTNVRASGTDDALTLVPAVEYTLEQALEFIEDDELVEVTPKSIRIRKRWLTENERKRNRSGK comes from the coding sequence ATGTCAGATATTAAAACTCTCCGCAACATTGCCATCATTGCGCACGTTGACCACGGTAAAACCACTCTAGTAGACAAACTTTTACAGCAATCAGGTGCACTTGGCGATCGTGCAGGCGAGATTGAGCGTGTCATGGATTCAGGCGCGATTGAAAGTGAACGTGGTATTACTATTCTTGCAAAAAACACTGCAATCAAATGGTTAGATGCACGTACCAATACAGAATACCGTATTAACATCGTCGACACCCCAGGACACGCGGACTTCGGTGGTGAAGTTGAACGCGTAATGTCGATGGTTGACTGTGTACTTCTTCTTGTTGACTCTCAAGAAGGCCCAATGCCACAAACTCGTTTCGTAACGCAAAAAGCGTTCGCACGTGGTTTGAAGCCAATCGTAATTATCAACAAAGTCGACAAGCCAAGCGCACGTCCAGATTGGGTTATTGACCAAGTATTTGATTTGTTTGATAACTTAGGTGGTTCTGACGAACAGTTAGACTTCCCAGTTGTTTACGCTTCAGGTCTTCGTGGTGTTGCTGGTCCATCTCCAGAAGAATTAGCGGAAGATATGACGCCGTTGTTCCAAACAATTGTAGACATTGTTGAACCACCAGCAGTTGATGTTGATGGTCCATTCCAAATGCAGATTTCATCACTTGACTATAACAGCTTCGTTGGTGTTATCGGTGTTGGCCGTATTCAACGTGGTTCTGTAAAATTAAACACACCAGTAACTGTGATTGATAAAGACGGTAAGACACGTAACGGTCGTATCTTAAAAATCATGGGTTACCATGGTTTAGAACGTGTTGATGTTGAATCTGCTCAAGCAGGCGATATCGTATGTATCACAGGTATTGATGAACTTCATATTTCTGACACCATTTGTGATCCGAAAAATGTTGAAGCATTACCAGCCTTGTCTGTAGATGAACCTACAGTAACCATGACGTTCCAAGTAAACAACTCTCCGTTTGCTGGTAAAGAAGGTAAATTTGTTACTTCACGTAATATCCGTGAACGTCTTGACCGTGAATTGATTCATAACGTAGCACTTCGTGTTGAAGATACTGATAGCCCTGATAGCTTTAAAGTATCTGGTCGTGGTGAACTTCACCTTTCAGTTCTTATTGAAAACATGCGTCGTGAAGGCTTCGAAATGGGCGTATCTCGTCCACAAGTAATCTTGAAAGAAGTTGATGGCGAAAAGCAAGAGCCATACGAAAACGTAACATTTGACGTTGAAGAACAGCACCAAGGTTCTGTAATGGAACAAATGGGTCATCGTAAAGGCGAAATGACAAATATGGAAGTTGACGGTAAAGGCCGTATCCGTATTGAAGCAACTGTTCCTTCACGTGGCTTAATTGGTTTCCGTTCAGAATTCTTGACTATGACTTCTGGTACAGGAATCATGACTTCAAGCTTCTCACACTACGGTCCAATGAAACAAGGTACTGTTGCGAAACGTCAAAATGGTGTGTTGATTTCTATGGTTCAAGGTACTTGCCTTGGCTATGCATTGTTCACATTGCAAGACCGTGGTCGCCTATTTGCTAAACCTCAGTTAGAAGTTTACGAAGGTATGATCATTGGTATTAACTCTCGTTCAGATGACATGACAGTTAACCCAACTAAAGCAAAACAGTTAACTAACGTACGTGCTTCTGGTACTGATGATGCGTTGACTCTTGTTCCTGCGGTTGAATACACGTTAGAACAAGCGCTTGAATTCATTGAAGATGATGAATTAGTTGAAGTAACACCTAAGTCAATCCGTATCCGTAAACGCTGGTTGACTGAAAACGAACGTAAACGTAACCGTTCTGGTAAATAA
- the mscL gene encoding large conductance mechanosensitive channel protein MscL, with amino-acid sequence MSIMQEFREFAVKGNMIDLAVGVIIGGAFGKIVDSLVKDIIMPLITVITGGGVDFTQKFFVLGDNPNNLQSLDELTKAGVNVLTYGNFLTILINFIILAWVVFLMVKMINRMRRKQEEAAPAPAATPEDIELLREIRDELKKRQ; translated from the coding sequence ATGAGTATTATGCAAGAGTTCCGCGAATTTGCGGTAAAAGGTAATATGATCGACTTGGCTGTCGGTGTGATTATTGGTGGGGCATTTGGTAAGATTGTTGATTCATTAGTGAAAGATATCATTATGCCATTGATTACTGTGATCACCGGTGGCGGTGTGGATTTCACACAAAAGTTCTTTGTTTTAGGTGATAACCCAAACAATTTACAGTCTTTAGATGAGTTAACCAAAGCAGGTGTAAATGTCCTGACCTATGGTAACTTCCTTACGATTTTAATTAATTTCATCATTTTGGCATGGGTGGTGTTTTTAATGGTGAAAATGATCAATCGTATGCGCCGCAAACAAGAAGAAGCAGCGCCAGCACCAGCAGCAACGCCAGAAGATATTGAGCTGCTACGTGAAATTCGTGATGAATTGAAAAAACGTCAGTAA
- a CDS encoding gamma-glutamylcyclotransferase family protein, protein MNQLFVYGTLRPNHENAHLLERIGGTWQKGYVHGVVHILDWGPDKGLFAIVLDPQAAAVEGYFFSSEKLAEHWDALDEFEGMQYQRVRVQGTLESGERVDAWTYEMKEA, encoded by the coding sequence ATGAACCAATTATTTGTCTATGGGACACTTCGTCCGAATCATGAAAATGCCCACCTTTTAGAGCGTATAGGTGGGACATGGCAAAAAGGTTATGTGCATGGTGTGGTACATATTTTGGATTGGGGGCCCGACAAAGGCTTATTCGCCATTGTTTTAGATCCGCAAGCAGCAGCGGTTGAAGGATATTTTTTTAGCAGTGAAAAATTGGCCGAACATTGGGATGCATTGGATGAATTTGAAGGGATGCAGTATCAACGGGTGAGGGTACAAGGGACGTTGGAATCTGGCGAACGCGTTGATGCTTGGACATATGAGATGAAAGAGGCTTAA